Proteins from one Bacteroides mediterraneensis genomic window:
- a CDS encoding FimB/Mfa2 family fimbrial subunit: MKRSQKVGMWSMLVTAFWVLLCTSCIREDRDDCPATVGHGVKVNFRYTYNIVENDAFGKEAENVRVWIFDEEGKFVSMQEDEGDHIVNGYTLALPSLSVGKYKLVAWAKSMDYDDELSEFSFPDLIAGQSTVSDLTAYLNRDEDNVCSTRLNGLLSGTLDVEVTGAEEEVFTIDMMKCTNTLRVILMPARAGQTLYQEDYSFVIDGKNGWLDYKADPYGQGEVTYKPYYQELLRDETVSGESRADDAEINHAVVAELNTSRMMVDQGPRFRIINNRTGKDVLDINLTWFLSLQAVGEHRAEWDDQEYLDRQDTYAVTFFVDGDTFLQNYIIVNGWVISLEDVTLG; the protein is encoded by the coding sequence ATGAAACGAAGTCAGAAAGTAGGGATGTGGAGCATGCTGGTAACAGCGTTCTGGGTATTGCTGTGTACATCTTGTATTCGTGAAGACAGAGATGATTGTCCGGCTACTGTAGGCCACGGTGTGAAAGTGAACTTTCGTTACACGTATAATATAGTAGAGAATGATGCTTTTGGAAAGGAAGCGGAGAATGTACGTGTATGGATTTTTGATGAAGAAGGAAAGTTCGTTTCCATGCAAGAAGATGAAGGTGATCACATTGTGAATGGTTATACTTTGGCGTTGCCGTCTTTGTCAGTGGGTAAGTATAAACTGGTGGCTTGGGCAAAAAGTATGGATTATGATGATGAACTGTCGGAGTTCTCTTTTCCAGATTTGATTGCGGGACAATCAACGGTGAGTGATTTAACTGCTTATTTGAACCGCGATGAAGACAATGTGTGCAGTACCCGTTTGAACGGACTGTTGAGCGGTACGCTGGATGTGGAAGTGACGGGTGCAGAAGAAGAAGTCTTCACAATCGACATGATGAAGTGTACCAATACATTGCGTGTTATCTTGATGCCGGCTCGTGCGGGACAGACTTTATATCAGGAAGATTATTCGTTTGTGATTGACGGAAAGAATGGATGGTTGGATTATAAAGCCGATCCTTATGGGCAGGGTGAAGTGACCTATAAGCCTTATTATCAGGAATTGTTGAGAGATGAAACTGTATCTGGAGAATCACGTGCGGACGATGCGGAAATCAATCATGCGGTGGTGGCCGAACTCAATACGTCAAGAATGATGGTAGACCAAGGGCCTCGTTTTAGAATTATCAATAACAGGACCGGAAAGGATGTGTTAGACATTAATTTGACATGGTTTCTGTCACTGCAGGCGGTAGGAGAGCATCGTGCGGAATGGGATGATCAGGAATATCTGGATCGTCAGGATACGTATGCCGTTACTTTCTTTGTGGATGGAGATACTTTCCTGCAAAATTATATCATCGTCAATGGATGGGTAATTTCATTGGAAGATGTGACTTTAGGCTGA